Proteins from a single region of Kocuria turfanensis:
- a CDS encoding DUF4913 domain-containing protein, whose amino-acid sequence MTDQVAETAENKPTLEDFIEWVQATMADVESVDRSANMHWCSQWWAHPEAVKRLRALHEEWLIRLADGGMSSWWVDHFDAHAKVLFSRNGPFGECGVSHTERGMRRTLACEQPPSEWSW is encoded by the coding sequence ATGACCGATCAAGTAGCAGAGACGGCCGAGAACAAGCCCACGCTGGAGGATTTCATCGAGTGGGTCCAGGCCACGATGGCCGATGTGGAGTCCGTAGACCGCTCCGCCAACATGCACTGGTGCTCCCAGTGGTGGGCCCACCCCGAGGCCGTGAAGCGGTTGCGCGCCCTCCACGAGGAGTGGCTAATCCGCCTGGCCGATGGGGGCATGTCCTCGTGGTGGGTTGATCACTTCGATGCTCACGCCAAGGTGCTGTTCTCCCGGAACGGCCCCTTTGGAGAGTGCGGGGTCTCCCACACCGAACGCGGAATGCGCCGGACGCTGGCCTGCGAGCAACCCCCTAGCGAGTGGTCGTGGTGA
- a CDS encoding GNAT family N-acetyltransferase produces the protein MDFLAIPTLRGDLASLEPLAPEHAEELAEAVAEEDLYKIWYTRLPTPDRMSAEIEKRLAGHAAGQIVPWTIRAADGRAVGMTTFLNIRPDHRRLEIGSTWIAPSAQGTGVNTQVKLLQLAHAFEALDCIAVEFRTHWHNHRSRAAIAALGAKQDGVLRNHDLWRDGSMRDVVVFSIIDSEWPTVRLSLTEKLRTRNRVSTASSTR, from the coding sequence ATGGACTTCCTTGCGATTCCCACGCTGCGCGGTGATCTGGCTTCCCTCGAACCACTGGCCCCGGAGCACGCCGAGGAGCTGGCGGAGGCGGTAGCCGAGGAGGATCTCTACAAGATCTGGTACACCCGCCTGCCCACACCGGACCGGATGAGCGCGGAGATCGAGAAGCGGCTGGCCGGCCACGCCGCCGGTCAGATCGTGCCGTGGACCATCCGGGCCGCGGACGGTCGCGCCGTGGGGATGACGACGTTCCTGAACATCCGTCCCGACCACCGGCGGCTGGAGATCGGCTCCACCTGGATCGCCCCGTCCGCCCAGGGCACCGGGGTCAACACGCAGGTGAAGCTGCTGCAGCTCGCTCACGCCTTCGAGGCTCTGGACTGCATCGCCGTGGAGTTCCGCACGCACTGGCACAACCACCGCTCCCGTGCGGCCATCGCGGCCCTGGGCGCGAAGCAGGACGGGGTGCTGCGCAACCACGACCTGTGGCGTGACGGGTCCATGCGTGATGTGGTGGTGTTCTCCATCATCGACTCCGAGTGGCCCACCGTGCGGCTGTCGCTGACGGAGAAGCTACGCACCCGCAATCGAGTCTCGACGGCCTCCAGCACCCGATGA
- the mobF gene encoding MobF family relaxase, translating into MTVHKLSAGDGYAYYTSEVASADELRAEGRELGDYYTVEGMPPGQWVAHSEALLGVSGEVTEAQMAALFGEGIRPDADRILAAGGTEADVALGQKYHRYASADTELTRRLEEEIARHERTTGTAPTREERQAIRGRVGGQLFRETHGRDVRNKEELGRFITAQTTPKQQTVAGYDLVFSPAKSVSLLWALGGDEARKAVETAHNEAIAETLNFLEQEGTYTRRGRNGVRQIDVEGGLVATQFRHYDSRNGDPQLHDHVVIANKVLGADGKWSSLDGRTLYRTNVAASETYNAKVMEKVTASLGVAAVPRMAGGNEPIYEIAGVDLDAIHHASSRRADIAGTLDRLHAEFTDRHGYAPNAKQKIALAQQATLESRPAKKSARRLSELVEQWGQEYGQQMQMPVGDDLLTHVRAAATGMPTGPDATQIDVAEHARLVVHELSQKRATWSVNHVQAQTRRHLKETMIGRTVPDELVAEVVKEATTTHSLSVTPQADVPHLAEFTRADGTSQFVRSDAQVYTSREVLETEHQVLAAAQRTVIPAVSTQTFDEVLAAHAGPLSEGQVALARAFATDEKLLSLGIGPAGAGKTTSLALAADAVRATGGNVVGLAPTAAAAAVMSDDIGAQATTIDAFLIAHRTGRTGAAQLHAGDVVIVDEVGMVTTPKLAELVGVAARHGAVVRAIGDDRQLGAIGSGGALRLLDNEVGATRLEAVHRFRTEGEAAASLALRESPAAGADVPWAWYLENRRVVAGDAEAMTDTALRAWITDTEAGKRSLLIATDNTTVNDLNARAQAARIATGALDASGESVVLRDGLTAHTGDVVVTRRNDRTLQLNGGRDFVKNNDVWTVEKIGADTATLRHTGHGGKITLDAEYLAKHGQLGYAATVHRAQGATVDTAHAIVDSATARAAAYVAATRGRETNQLYVALSEGQSRDEVLESIAGAYDRNLNAHETVAAEAMRAGDVATLGEVYRETADAAWAAKTRTMAVEVLGSDKAADFTSAEAWGAVATHLHTVQQQGMDPAALLAKAVNQRGFGGAEDPAAVLAWRLEHQIEDAQRIIDNTDRRPLGNLTDEHLERLAERARAAQTQPTVEDPQWAAHPYALVPSAHLAAAKASAEAENLALPPELWESTTSLHLDWTARTMGAEQERRAGLSLEQTAVEQIARGERPRADTGVSIGEAIAAEQQVRAVAARTPAPVPVADRRRVSEDLAPTALITDPQVPAQYREQLVRLRTRMEERVMVRGAELAETRPEWAAALGPVPTKPAKAAEWHQVAAEVEAYRNRYNIPAHETALIPQTHHQDPVAAALMTRATALHKHSALTTAAPQTPEQIRQAADEAHVAERVRTTPAEAQEAVEALRATRAQAADPLPAPQAREAAVTEAATAPVAEEPRKVLTREELIAHVVAQHRAQTQQATSTTDAAAPHAPASPTPATQPKEPAVSENAQNAQNDSNRRQHTSGIEQKQAELAKRYAATRRPEQEARRQESKAAAARRAADTARRDGGRSL; encoded by the coding sequence ATGACCGTCCACAAGCTCAGCGCTGGGGACGGCTATGCCTACTACACCAGCGAGGTCGCCTCGGCTGATGAGCTGCGCGCGGAGGGCCGCGAGCTGGGCGACTACTACACCGTCGAGGGCATGCCCCCGGGGCAGTGGGTCGCTCATTCAGAGGCCCTGTTGGGGGTTTCTGGGGAGGTCACCGAGGCGCAGATGGCGGCCCTGTTCGGGGAGGGCATCCGCCCGGACGCGGACCGTATCCTTGCCGCCGGCGGCACCGAGGCCGACGTGGCCCTGGGGCAGAAGTACCACCGCTATGCCAGTGCTGACACGGAGCTGACCCGGCGCCTGGAGGAGGAGATCGCCCGGCACGAACGCACCACCGGGACGGCCCCAACCCGCGAGGAACGCCAAGCCATTCGCGGTCGCGTCGGTGGCCAGTTGTTCCGTGAGACCCACGGGCGCGACGTGCGGAACAAGGAGGAGCTGGGCCGGTTCATCACGGCTCAGACCACCCCGAAGCAGCAGACCGTGGCCGGGTATGACCTGGTGTTCTCCCCCGCTAAGTCCGTCTCCTTGCTCTGGGCCCTGGGCGGCGACGAGGCCCGCAAAGCGGTCGAGACGGCGCACAACGAGGCCATCGCGGAAACCCTAAACTTCCTGGAGCAGGAGGGGACGTACACCCGGCGTGGGCGCAACGGGGTGCGGCAGATCGACGTCGAGGGCGGGTTGGTGGCCACCCAGTTCCGTCACTACGACTCCCGGAATGGGGACCCTCAGCTGCACGATCACGTGGTGATCGCCAACAAGGTTTTGGGCGCGGATGGGAAGTGGTCCTCGCTGGACGGGCGCACCTTGTACCGGACGAATGTGGCCGCCTCGGAGACCTACAACGCCAAGGTGATGGAGAAGGTCACCGCGTCCCTGGGTGTCGCTGCCGTCCCGCGCATGGCCGGTGGGAACGAGCCGATCTATGAGATTGCCGGGGTGGACCTGGACGCCATCCACCACGCCTCCTCCCGCCGGGCTGACATTGCCGGGACCCTTGATCGGCTGCACGCGGAGTTCACCGACCGCCACGGCTACGCCCCCAACGCCAAGCAGAAGATCGCCCTGGCCCAGCAAGCCACCCTGGAGTCGAGACCGGCGAAGAAGTCCGCCCGACGCCTGTCCGAGCTGGTCGAGCAGTGGGGCCAGGAGTACGGGCAGCAGATGCAGATGCCGGTCGGAGACGACCTGCTAACCCACGTGCGGGCCGCCGCCACCGGGATGCCGACCGGCCCCGATGCCACCCAGATCGACGTGGCCGAGCACGCCCGTCTGGTGGTGCACGAGCTGTCCCAAAAGCGGGCGACCTGGAGTGTGAACCACGTCCAGGCCCAGACCCGCCGGCACCTGAAAGAGACCATGATCGGGCGCACCGTGCCCGATGAGCTGGTGGCCGAAGTCGTCAAGGAAGCCACCACAACACACAGCCTGTCCGTCACCCCGCAGGCCGATGTGCCGCACCTTGCGGAGTTCACCCGTGCCGATGGCACCAGCCAGTTCGTGCGCTCCGACGCCCAGGTGTACACCTCCCGCGAGGTCTTGGAGACCGAGCACCAGGTGCTCGCCGCTGCCCAGCGCACCGTCATCCCGGCCGTGTCCACCCAGACCTTTGACGAGGTGCTGGCCGCCCATGCCGGCCCGCTCAGCGAGGGGCAGGTGGCCCTGGCCCGTGCCTTCGCCACGGATGAGAAGCTGCTCTCCTTGGGTATTGGACCGGCCGGTGCCGGTAAGACCACGAGCCTGGCCCTGGCCGCTGATGCTGTTCGGGCGACCGGCGGCAACGTTGTCGGCTTGGCCCCCACGGCTGCTGCTGCTGCCGTCATGTCGGATGACATTGGGGCGCAGGCCACGACGATTGACGCCTTCTTGATTGCCCACCGCACCGGGCGCACGGGGGCTGCTCAGCTGCACGCCGGGGACGTGGTGATCGTCGATGAGGTGGGTATGGTGACCACCCCGAAGCTGGCCGAGCTCGTGGGTGTGGCGGCCCGGCACGGGGCCGTGGTGCGCGCCATTGGCGATGACCGACAGCTCGGGGCGATCGGCTCCGGCGGGGCGCTGCGCCTGCTGGACAACGAGGTGGGAGCGACTCGCCTGGAAGCTGTCCATCGCTTCCGCACCGAGGGGGAGGCTGCCGCGTCGCTGGCGCTGCGCGAGTCGCCGGCGGCCGGGGCCGACGTCCCGTGGGCTTGGTATCTGGAGAACCGCCGGGTGGTCGCCGGGGACGCCGAGGCCATGACCGACACCGCCCTGCGGGCCTGGATCACGGACACCGAAGCGGGCAAGCGGTCCCTGCTGATCGCCACCGACAACACCACCGTGAATGATCTGAATGCCCGGGCTCAGGCGGCACGGATCGCCACCGGAGCCCTCGATGCCAGCGGCGAATCCGTGGTGCTGCGCGACGGTCTCACGGCGCATACCGGGGACGTCGTGGTGACCCGCCGCAACGACCGGACCTTGCAGCTCAACGGCGGCCGCGACTTCGTGAAGAACAACGACGTGTGGACCGTTGAGAAGATCGGGGCCGACACCGCCACGCTGCGCCACACCGGCCACGGCGGCAAGATCACCCTGGACGCCGAGTACCTGGCCAAGCATGGCCAGCTCGGATACGCGGCCACCGTGCACCGCGCCCAGGGCGCGACCGTGGACACCGCCCACGCCATCGTGGACTCCGCCACCGCCCGGGCCGCCGCCTACGTGGCCGCCACCCGCGGACGCGAAACCAACCAGCTCTACGTCGCCCTGAGCGAGGGTCAGAGCCGGGACGAGGTGCTGGAGAGCATCGCCGGCGCCTACGACCGGAACCTGAACGCCCACGAAACGGTAGCCGCCGAGGCCATGCGCGCCGGCGACGTCGCCACGTTGGGCGAGGTTTACCGGGAGACCGCTGACGCCGCTTGGGCGGCCAAGACCCGCACGATGGCCGTGGAGGTCCTGGGCTCGGACAAGGCCGCGGACTTCACCAGCGCCGAGGCGTGGGGCGCGGTGGCCACGCACCTGCACACTGTCCAGCAGCAGGGCATGGACCCGGCCGCGTTGCTTGCGAAGGCAGTCAATCAGCGCGGCTTTGGCGGGGCCGAGGACCCCGCTGCGGTGCTCGCGTGGCGGCTGGAGCACCAGATCGAGGACGCCCAACGGATCATCGACAACACCGACCGCCGGCCCCTGGGCAACCTCACCGACGAGCACCTGGAGCGGCTGGCCGAGCGTGCGCGTGCCGCCCAGACCCAGCCCACAGTCGAGGACCCACAGTGGGCGGCCCACCCCTACGCGCTCGTGCCCTCGGCCCATCTGGCTGCGGCGAAGGCCAGTGCCGAGGCCGAGAACCTGGCCCTGCCCCCGGAGCTGTGGGAGTCCACTACATCGCTGCACCTGGACTGGACCGCCCGCACGATGGGCGCCGAGCAAGAGCGCCGGGCGGGGCTGTCCCTGGAGCAGACGGCGGTGGAGCAGATCGCCCGTGGGGAGCGCCCCCGCGCTGACACGGGCGTGTCGATCGGTGAGGCGATCGCCGCCGAGCAACAGGTGCGCGCGGTGGCCGCTAGGACCCCGGCACCGGTCCCCGTGGCGGACCGGCGCCGGGTGAGCGAGGACCTGGCCCCCACCGCGCTGATCACCGACCCGCAGGTGCCGGCCCAATATCGGGAGCAGCTGGTGCGGCTGCGCACCCGCATGGAGGAGCGCGTCATGGTGCGCGGTGCCGAGCTGGCCGAGACCCGCCCGGAGTGGGCTGCGGCGTTGGGGCCGGTGCCGACCAAACCCGCCAAGGCCGCCGAGTGGCACCAAGTCGCCGCCGAGGTCGAGGCGTACCGCAACCGGTACAACATCCCCGCCCACGAAACCGCACTGATCCCCCAGACCCACCACCAGGACCCGGTGGCGGCCGCACTCATGACACGCGCCACCGCGCTGCACAAGCACTCCGCGCTCACCACCGCGGCACCCCAGACGCCTGAGCAGATCCGCCAGGCCGCCGATGAGGCGCACGTGGCCGAGCGGGTGCGCACCACCCCGGCCGAAGCCCAGGAGGCCGTGGAGGCGCTGCGCGCCACCCGTGCGCAGGCCGCCGATCCGTTGCCGGCCCCGCAGGCCCGGGAGGCGGCCGTCACCGAGGCTGCCACGGCCCCGGTAGCCGAGGAACCCCGGAAGGTGCTGACCAGGGAGGAGCTGATCGCTCACGTAGTGGCCCAGCACCGGGCCCAAACCCAACAGGCCACCTCGACCACCGATGCAGCTGCCCCCCATGCGCCGGCGTCCCCCACGCCGGCCACTCAGCCGAAGGAACCCGCCGTGTCCGAGAACGCCCAGAACGCCCAGAACGACTCCAACCGCCGCCAGCACACCTCCGGGATAGAGCAGAAGCAAGCGGAGCTCGCCAAGCGATACGCGGCCACTCGACGCCCCGAGCAAGAGGCTCGCCGTCAGGAAAGTAAGGCCGCAGCGGCCCGACGAGCTGCCGACACCGCCCGCCGTGACGGCGGACGTAGCCTCTAG
- a CDS encoding protein NO VEIN domain-containing protein, producing the protein MAINFKLFDQKVLDPKESWAGRPWQGWASDAHLEEVWEYNRGVWRFGDRIEDERIATFSWQGRVVLVAAITGVEDVGPEFQQNGQRRRALQGYVLQKGHPVRDVLMCIERPRNRAALTYHPTPELDEVLAADEPKHPDSGGQRRVLDPQRRKALEDAAQSRLEAYYRDRGWEVEDVRFDGPYDAIARKNGQIRYLEAKGTQSNGASVIVTSGEVEHARRHPGECIMGILSGLRFTQDGEIDDQGARFTVSPWDPADEDLQATQYRWVTTRETVLPAE; encoded by the coding sequence AAGGAGTCATGGGCGGGACGGCCGTGGCAGGGCTGGGCTTCTGATGCGCACCTTGAAGAGGTCTGGGAGTACAACCGAGGAGTCTGGCGGTTCGGGGACCGTATCGAGGACGAGCGGATCGCCACCTTTTCCTGGCAAGGAAGAGTCGTGTTGGTGGCCGCCATCACCGGGGTCGAGGACGTCGGTCCCGAGTTCCAGCAGAACGGCCAACGACGTAGAGCTCTCCAGGGGTATGTGCTGCAAAAGGGCCATCCGGTGCGCGACGTCCTCATGTGTATCGAGCGGCCTCGGAACCGGGCTGCGCTGACTTACCATCCGACACCGGAACTCGATGAGGTTCTGGCGGCTGATGAGCCTAAGCACCCCGACTCCGGGGGACAAAGGCGGGTCCTGGACCCTCAGCGGCGAAAGGCACTGGAAGACGCCGCCCAGTCCCGCCTGGAGGCCTACTACCGCGATCGTGGGTGGGAGGTCGAGGACGTTCGCTTCGACGGCCCTTACGACGCCATCGCGCGGAAGAATGGACAGATCCGTTACCTAGAGGCCAAAGGCACGCAGTCCAATGGTGCGTCCGTGATCGTGACCAGCGGGGAAGTCGAACACGCTCGGCGCCACCCGGGTGAGTGCATCATGGGCATCCTTAGCGGCCTGCGGTTCACTCAGGACGGTGAGATCGACGATCAGGGCGCACGGTTCACCGTGAGTCCATGGGACCCAGCTGATGAGGACTTGCAGGCGACTCAGTACCGGTGGGTGACCACTCGCGAGACAGTCCTGCCCGCAGAGTGA